The stretch of DNA TTGTAGAATTAGAAAAATCAGGACAATTATTAAATCGTATTTCTCCTTCATTTAATGTTTTAACGGGAACTGAAACCAACGAAACATTACAAGCATTAGAAGAAGAATTATCACCAAAATTTGCCGCTCACAGTGATGCCATTTACTTAAATTCGGCATTATTTAATCGCGTAAAATCGGTTTATAACCAAAAAGCACAATTAGATTTAGATACAGAATCAGCTCGTTTATTAGATACTTATTATAATCGTTTTGTGTTAGCGGGAGCTGCTTTACCAGAAGCTGAAAAAGTAAAATTGAAAAAAATCAATGAAGAAATCGCTTCATTAAACACAAAATTTGGAAATCAGTTATTAAATGCGACAAAATCGGGGGGCGTTACGTTTACTAAAGAAGAGTTAGACGGTTTATCGGATCAAGATTTAGAAGCATTAAAACAAGCGGATGGTACATACAAAGTAGCGCTTTTAAATACAACACAACAGCCAGAATTACAAAGTTTAAACCGTAAAGATACCCGTCAAAAATTGTATGATGCAGCTTGGAATCGTACGACGAAAGGGGATGCCAATGATACGCGTCAAACGATTTTAGATATCGCGAATAAAAGAGCAGAGAAAGCGAAATTATTAGGATACGAAAATTATGCGCAATGGTCGTTAAAAAACCAAATGGCAAAAACACCTGAAGCGGTAAATACATTCTTAGGAAATATGATCGCCGTTTCATCTAAAATGGCTGAAAAAGAAGCGGAGGAGATTCAAAATTTAATCAATCAAGACAAGGCGCCATTTGAATTAACTGCGGCAGATTGGAATTTCTATTCTGAAAAAATTCGTAAATCAAAATACGATTTGGACGAAAATGAAATCAAACCCTATTTAGAAGTTTGGTCGATTTTAGAGAACGGAGTTTTCTTTATGGCGAACAAATTATATGGAATGACATACGAAGAACGTAAAGATATTCCAACATGGAACAAGGATGTTCGTGTCTATGAATTATTCAATGAGGATAAATCTTCAATTGGATTATTTTATGTGGATTTCTTCAAACGTGATTCAAAACAAGGAGGGGCTTGGATGAGTAATATTGTAGAGCAATCAACTTTATTCAATCAAAAACCCGTGATCTACAATGTATGTAATTATACAAAAGCACCAGAAGGTCAAAAAACATTGATCACATTTGACGATACGATTACCATGTTCCACGAATTTGGACATGCTTTACATGGTTTATTCGCTACGCAAAAATACCCTTCATTATCTGGAACGAATGTGGCACGTGATTTCGTAGAATTCCCATCACAATTTCATGAGCATTTTGCCTCTTATCCGGAAGTATTAAAGAATTATGCAAAACATTACCAAACAGGTGAAGTGATGCCAGATGCTTTAATTGCGAAAATGGAAAAAGCGAAAAACTTTAACAAAGGATACGCATTAACAGAGATTTTATCTGCTGCAGCTTTAGACATGTCTTGGCATACAATCGGTGCAGATCAGAAAATTACGGATGCTGAACAATTTGAGACGGAAGCTTTAATCAAAAATAATACAGCATTAAAAGCAGTTCCACCTCGTTATCGTTCAACATTCTTTAGCCATGTATTTGGTGGAGGATATGCTGCTGGATATTATGCTTATTTATGGGCAGAAATGTTAGACCATGATGCTTTCCAATGGTTAAAAGAAAACGGAGGGATGACACGTGAAAACGGTCAAATTTTAAGAGATAAGATTTTCTCTCGTGGAAATTCAGAAGACTATACAGAAATGTATAAAAAATTCAGAGGAAAAGAAGCGTCAATTGAACCAATGTTACAATACCACGGTTTAAAATAATTCGTGCACCATCATACAAAAAAGGCGAAACATTAGTTTCGCCTTTTTTTATTTTTCTATTTCTACGATTGTGCCTAAAGGAAACAATTTTCGAAAGATTATTCCGACAAATGGTCCCGCTAAAATAACTTGTAACGGATATGCCATGATAAAATTAGTAGGAATTGCTTTAAGCCAATTGAAGAACCATTCATCATTAAATTCAGAAAATAACAATGAACAAATGGTCGACCTATTGATCACCATTTGAGTGACGAAACATAAAGCTGAAATTAAAATTTTCTTTGGTAAAGGTTCTATCTCTTTTACAAATCTAGAAATCAAATACATAGCTGATTTGCCGACGAAAAACCATTCTACAGCAAAAGCTATTGTATAGGTAATTGGAAAAAGTAGCCAAGTTTTTTTTAGAGCTTCTAGCGTAAACCCTTCGTGTTGAATAATGTTATAATTCGTCATTCCTAAACACATAACAATAACCATCAAAAAAGTGTACACCAAGTGTTCTCTTTTGTTTACTGGCATTTGAATCATATTGATTTGTTTTAAGTATTAAATTGAAGAAGCAAATTTAATAGATTAGAATTATGATTTTTTAGCTTAATTATCAATTTAAATTATCAAGATTGTAGAATCTTTTGATGCGATCTTTTAATTTGTAGAATTTTAAAAATGGGAAGAAAAAATTAG from Faecalibacter sp. LW9 encodes:
- a CDS encoding M3 family metallopeptidase, which encodes MYRKKLFFGMLMGSTLLMNSCSKTGNAVWDESNYFYKVSTLPYGTTDFSKIKTEDFKPALIEGMRQQIEEINAIANQKDAPTFENTIVELEKSGQLLNRISPSFNVLTGTETNETLQALEEELSPKFAAHSDAIYLNSALFNRVKSVYNQKAQLDLDTESARLLDTYYNRFVLAGAALPEAEKVKLKKINEEIASLNTKFGNQLLNATKSGGVTFTKEELDGLSDQDLEALKQADGTYKVALLNTTQQPELQSLNRKDTRQKLYDAAWNRTTKGDANDTRQTILDIANKRAEKAKLLGYENYAQWSLKNQMAKTPEAVNTFLGNMIAVSSKMAEKEAEEIQNLINQDKAPFELTAADWNFYSEKIRKSKYDLDENEIKPYLEVWSILENGVFFMANKLYGMTYEERKDIPTWNKDVRVYELFNEDKSSIGLFYVDFFKRDSKQGGAWMSNIVEQSTLFNQKPVIYNVCNYTKAPEGQKTLITFDDTITMFHEFGHALHGLFATQKYPSLSGTNVARDFVEFPSQFHEHFASYPEVLKNYAKHYQTGEVMPDALIAKMEKAKNFNKGYALTEILSAAALDMSWHTIGADQKITDAEQFETEALIKNNTALKAVPPRYRSTFFSHVFGGGYAAGYYAYLWAEMLDHDAFQWLKENGGMTRENGQILRDKIFSRGNSEDYTEMYKKFRGKEASIEPMLQYHGLK
- a CDS encoding DUF2798 domain-containing protein, giving the protein MIQMPVNKREHLVYTFLMVIVMCLGMTNYNIIQHEGFTLEALKKTWLLFPITYTIAFAVEWFFVGKSAMYLISRFVKEIEPLPKKILISALCFVTQMVINRSTICSLLFSEFNDEWFFNWLKAIPTNFIMAYPLQVILAGPFVGIIFRKLFPLGTIVEIEK